One Mesorhizobium sp. L-2-11 genomic region harbors:
- the gltX gene encoding glutamate--tRNA ligase, whose translation MTVTVRFAPSPTGRIHIGNARTALFNWLFAMNNKGRFIQRFDDTDVARSTQEFSDAILYDLHWLGIFPDATEYQSRRFEIYDAAVEKLKAARLLYACYETPEELDLRRKVRRTRGLPPVYGREALTLTAEQIAEYQADGRRPHWRFLLPNFTSDPLQPERTEIHWDDLVRGEETVDLASLSDPVLMREDGTYLYTLPSVVDDIDMGVSHVIRGDDHVTNTGVQLALFQALGAEPPVFGHHNLLTTASGEGLSKRSGALSIESLRETGIEPMAVASLAVLVGTSENVVAVQTMAELAERFDPAATSKSAAKFDPDELFVLNRALLHHMPFSEARDRLIVLGISGEQAEPFWLAVRGNLDRLADAAIWWRTLRDGPQEQPDFSDADREYLRQAFDLLPEDPWNGSVWKEWTGRIREATGRKGKALFTPLRLALTGQPSGPELADLLPLLGREGTLARRP comes from the coding sequence ATGACAGTAACCGTCCGTTTCGCCCCATCACCCACCGGCCGCATTCATATCGGCAATGCCCGCACTGCGCTGTTCAACTGGCTATTCGCCATGAACAACAAGGGCCGCTTCATCCAGCGCTTCGACGACACCGACGTTGCCCGCTCGACGCAGGAATTCTCCGACGCCATCCTCTATGACCTGCATTGGCTGGGCATTTTTCCCGACGCCACGGAATACCAGTCGCGGCGCTTCGAGATCTACGATGCGGCGGTGGAGAAATTGAAGGCGGCGCGCCTTCTCTATGCCTGCTACGAAACACCGGAAGAGCTCGATCTCAGGCGCAAGGTGCGCCGCACCCGCGGCCTGCCGCCGGTCTACGGCCGCGAGGCACTGACGCTGACGGCTGAGCAGATCGCCGAATACCAGGCCGATGGCCGCCGGCCGCACTGGCGCTTTCTCCTGCCCAATTTCACCAGCGACCCGTTGCAGCCGGAGCGCACCGAAATCCACTGGGACGATCTGGTGCGCGGCGAGGAAACCGTCGACCTTGCCTCGCTTTCCGACCCGGTTCTCATGCGCGAGGACGGCACCTACCTCTATACTCTGCCTTCGGTGGTCGACGACATCGATATGGGCGTCAGCCATGTCATCCGCGGCGACGACCACGTCACCAATACCGGCGTCCAGTTAGCCTTGTTCCAGGCGCTGGGTGCCGAGCCACCGGTGTTCGGCCACCACAATCTGTTGACCACCGCATCGGGCGAGGGCCTGTCGAAGCGGAGCGGTGCGCTGTCCATCGAAAGCCTGCGCGAGACCGGCATCGAGCCGATGGCCGTCGCCTCGCTGGCGGTGCTCGTCGGCACCTCGGAAAACGTCGTTGCCGTGCAGACGATGGCTGAGCTTGCCGAGCGCTTCGATCCGGCGGCGACATCGAAATCCGCCGCCAAATTCGATCCGGACGAGCTCTTCGTGCTCAACCGCGCGCTGCTGCACCATATGCCGTTTTCCGAGGCGCGCGACCGGCTGATCGTGCTCGGCATTTCCGGCGAACAGGCTGAGCCCTTCTGGCTGGCGGTGCGCGGCAATCTCGACAGGCTGGCCGATGCAGCAATCTGGTGGCGCACGCTTCGCGACGGCCCGCAGGAGCAGCCGGACTTTTCCGACGCCGACCGCGAGTACCTTCGCCAGGCGTTCGACCTTTTGCCGGAAGACCCCTGGAACGGGTCGGTCTGGAAGGAGTGGACCGGCAGGATCAGGGAAGCGACCGGCCGCAAGGGCAAGGCGCTGTTCACTCCGCTCAGGCTGGCGCTTACCGGCCAGCCCTCGGGGCCGGAGCTTGCAGATCTGTTGCCGCTGCTGGGTCGGGAAGGAACGCTGGCCCGACGACCCTGA
- a CDS encoding DUF2865 domain-containing protein, with product MGRRWKLTRAASLLGALALSGFAATELQAASGVCRQLEADLAAASRGGGSKPALLSKYDDAIVRQRQQISKAVSQSSRAGCGFSLSRRNANACATLDATIDRMAANLDGLQAKRAELAGGGSGRDRARILDSLDANGCRDDAAPPKPVPGRDASRGTGNLLDQLLGSDAIEPGARDRPEAPDQAVGPRDIRTMLADDMGQPLGEFRTMCVRACDGYFFPMSNAASLGDFERDQKNCDSSCPGTEMQVFYTRGFGDDSGGMTSSVTGRPYSELPTAYLYKQPARPPACGCNAAQNFEIIAGNPPGPEPPADPESLANVEGEAIERLAVKPSPTTLPPPEQRKVRVVGPAFLPDPAAATDLQAPAPRAGR from the coding sequence ATGGGCCGACGGTGGAAGCTGACGCGTGCCGCATCGCTGCTCGGTGCCCTGGCGCTGTCAGGCTTTGCCGCCACCGAACTGCAGGCCGCCTCCGGTGTTTGCCGGCAGCTGGAAGCCGATCTCGCGGCCGCTTCGCGCGGTGGCGGCAGCAAGCCGGCCCTGCTCAGCAAATATGATGATGCAATCGTGCGGCAGCGCCAGCAGATTTCAAAGGCGGTCAGCCAATCCAGCCGCGCCGGCTGCGGCTTTTCGCTGTCGCGCCGCAACGCCAACGCATGCGCCACACTCGACGCCACCATCGATCGCATGGCAGCCAATCTCGACGGCTTGCAAGCCAAGCGCGCTGAACTCGCCGGCGGCGGCTCGGGCCGCGATCGCGCACGTATATTGGATTCGCTCGACGCCAATGGCTGCCGCGATGATGCGGCGCCGCCAAAGCCGGTACCGGGCCGCGACGCCAGCCGTGGAACCGGAAACTTGCTCGACCAGCTTTTGGGCAGCGACGCAATTGAACCCGGCGCGCGCGACCGGCCTGAAGCGCCCGACCAAGCTGTAGGCCCGCGCGACATCCGCACCATGCTCGCCGACGACATGGGCCAGCCGCTCGGCGAATTCCGCACCATGTGCGTGCGCGCCTGCGACGGCTATTTCTTCCCGATGTCGAACGCCGCCTCGCTGGGCGATTTCGAGCGCGACCAGAAGAACTGCGATTCGAGTTGCCCCGGCACCGAGATGCAGGTGTTTTATACGCGCGGCTTTGGCGACGACTCGGGCGGCATGACGTCTTCGGTCACCGGCAGGCCCTACAGCGAACTGCCGACCGCCTATCTCTACAAGCAGCCCGCGCGCCCGCCGGCCTGCGGCTGCAACGCTGCACAGAATTTCGAGATCATTGCCGGCAACCCGCCAGGCCCGGAACCCCCCGCCGACCCCGAGAGTTTGGCCAATGTCGAAGGCGAAGCCATCGAGCGCCTCGCCGTAAAACCCTCGCCGACGACCTTGCCGCCGCCGGAACAGCGCAAGGTCAGGGTCGTCGGGCCAGCGTTCCTTCCCGACCCAGCAGCGGCAACAGATCTGCAAGCTCCGGCCCCGAGGGCTGGCCGGTAA